In a single window of the Leopardus geoffroyi isolate Oge1 chromosome D2, O.geoffroyi_Oge1_pat1.0, whole genome shotgun sequence genome:
- the NFKB2 gene encoding nuclear factor NF-kappa-B p100 subunit isoform X2: protein MESCYDPGLDGMIEYDDFKFDPSIVEPKEPAPETADGPYLVIVEQPKQRGFRFRYGCEGPSHGGLPGASSEKGRKTYPTVKICNYEGPAKIEVDLVTHSDPPRAHAHSLVGKQCSELGVCAVSVGPKDMTAQFNNLGVLHVTKKNMMEIMIQKLQRQRLRSRPQGLTEAERRELEQEAKELKKVMDLSIVRLRFSAFLRASDGSFSLPLKPVISQPIHDSKSPGASNLKISRMDKTAGSVRGGDEVYLLCDKVQKDDIEVRFYEDDENGWQAFGDFSPTDVHKQYAIVFRTPPYHKMKIERPVTVFLQLKRKRGGDVSDSKQFTYYPLVEDKEEVQRKRRKALPTFSQHFGGGSHMGGGSGGSAGGYGGAGGGGGSLGFFPSSLAYSPYPSGSAPMGCYPGGGGGAQMAAEAPGVDAGEEAAEPSASPLTPQREPLTPELLQRAREYNARLFGLAQRSARALLDYGVTADARALLAGQRHLLTAQDENGDTPLHLAIIHGQTSVIEQIAHVIYHARHLGVVNLTNHLHQTPLHLAVITGQTGVVSFLLQVGADPALLDRHGDSAVHLALRAGASAPELLRVLLRSGVPAVPQLLHMPDFEGLYPVHLAVRARSPECLDLLVDSGAEVEAAERQGGRTALHLATEMEELGLVTHLVTKLRANVNARTFAGNTPLHLAAGLGSPTLTRLLLKAGADIHAENEEPLCPLPSPPTSGSDSDSEGPERDTRGSFRGHTPLDLTRSTKVKTLLLNAAQDTTAPPLTPPSPAGPELPLEDTVLQNLEHLLDGPGAQGSWAELAERLGLRSLVDTYRKTASPSGSLLRSYKLAGGDLAGLLDALSEMGLEEGVKLLRGPEARDKLPSTEVKEDSAYGSQSVEQETEKLGSPPEPPGGLCHGHPQPQVH from the exons ATGGAAAGTTGCTACGACCCA GGTCTGGATGGCATGATTGAATACGATGATTTCAAATTCGACCCGTCCATTGTGGAGCCCAAGGAGCCAGCCCCAGAGACAG ctgatGGCCCCTACCTGGTAATAGTGGAGCAGCCTAAACAG CGTGGCTTCCGATTTCGATATGGCTGTGAAGGCCCCTCCCATGGAGGATTGCCAGGTGCCTCCAGTGAGAAGGGCCGGAAGACTTATCCCACAGTCAAG ATCTGTAACTACGAGGGACCAGCCAAGATCGAGGTGGACCTGGTAACACACAGTGACCCGCCTCGTGCTCATGCCCACAGCCTGGTGGGCAAGCAATGCTCGGAGCTGGGGGTCTGCGCCGTGTCTGTGGGGCCCAAGGACATGACTGCCCA ATTTAACAACCTGGGCGTCCTGCATGTGACCAAGAAGAACATGATGGAGATTATGATACAAAAACTTCAGAGGCAGCGACTCCGCTCCAGGCCCCAGGGCCTTACGG AGGCCGAGCGGCGGGAGCTGGAGCAGGAGGCTAAGGAGCTGAAGAAGGTGATGGACCTGAGCATTGTGAGGCTGcgcttctctgccttccttcgAGCCAGTGAtggctccttctccctgcccctgaaGCCAGTCATTTCCCAGCCCATCCACGACAGCA AGTCTCCTGGGGCCTCAAACCTGAAGATTTCTCGAATGGACAAGACAGCTGGCTCTGTGCGGGGTGGAGATGAGGTTTATCTGCTTTGTGACAAGGTGCAGAAAG ATGACATTGAGGTTCGGTTCTACGAGGATGATGAGAATGGATGGCAGGCCTTTGGGGATTTCTCTCCCACAGATGTTCATAAACAG TATGCCATTGTGTTCCGGACACCACCCTATCACAAGATGAAGATTGAGCGTCCTGTAACCGTGTTCCTGCAACTGAAACGCAAGCGTGGGGGGGATGTCTCGGACTCCAAACAGTTCACCTATTACCCTCTGGTGGAAG ACAAGGAAGAGGTGCAGCGGAAGCGAAGGAAAGCCTTGCCCACCTTCTCCCAGCACTTCGGGGGTGGCTCCCACATGGGTGGAGGCTCTGGGGGCTCAGCCGGAGGTTatggaggagctggaggaggag GTGGCAGCCTCggctttttcccctcctccttggcCTATAGCCCCTACCCGTCCGGCTCGGCCCCGATGGGCTGCTACccgggaggcgggggcggggcgcagaTGGCCGCCGAGGCGCCTGGCGTGGATGCCGGGGAGGAAGCAGCAGAGCCGAGCGCGTCCCCTCTGACCCCCCAGCGCGAACCGCTGACCCCGGAGCTGCTGCAGCGAG CCCGGGAGTACAACGCACGCCTCTTCGGCCTGGCGCAGCGCAGCGCCCGAGCCCTGCTCGACTACGGCGTCACGGCGGACGCGCGCGCGCTGCTGGCGGGACAGCGCcacctgctgacagctcaagacGAGAACGGAGACAC GCCGCTGCACCTAGCCATCATCCACGGGCAGACCAGTGTCATCGAGCAGATAGCCCATGTCATCTACCACGCCCGGCACCTTGGTGTTGTCAACCTCACCAATCACTTGCACCAG ACGCCGCTGCACCTGGCGGTGATCACTGGGCAGACAGGCGTGGTGAGCTTCCTGCTGCAGGTGGGCGCAGACCCGGCACTACTGGATCGGCATGGAGACTCCGCAGTGCACCTAGCGCTCCGGGCTGGTGCCAGTGCCCCTGAACTGCTGCGTGTCCTTCTGCGCAGTGGGGTTCCCGCTGTTCCCCAGCTGTTGCACATGCCAGACTTTGAGG GCCTGTACCCAGTACACCTGGCGGTCCGTGCCCGAAGCCCCGAGTGCCTGGATCTGCTGGTGGACAGTGGGGCTGAAGTGGAGGCTGCAGAGCGGCAGGGGGGCCGAACAGCCCTGCATTTAGCCACAGAGATGGAGGAGCTGGGGTTGGTCACACATCTGGTTACCAAG CTCCGTGCCAATGTGAATGCCCGCACCTTTGCGGGAAACACACCCCTACACCTGGCAGCTGGACTGGGATCTCCCACCCTCACCCGTCTCCTTCTAAAGGCTG GTGCTGACATCCACGCAGAGAATGAGGAGCCCCTGTGCCCACTGCCTTCGCCCCCCACCTCTGGTAGTGACTCAGATTCTGAGGGACCTGAGAGGGACACCCGAGGCAGCTTCCGGGGCCACACACCTCTTGACCTCACTCGCAGCACCAAG GTGAAGACCTTGCTGCTAAATGCTGCTCAGGACACCACAGCACCCCCCCtgacccctcccagccctgcag GGCCAGAGCTGCCCCTTGAGGATACAGTCCTACAGAACCTGGAGCATCTGCTAGATGGGCCAGGAGCCCAGGGCAGCTGGGCAGAGCTGGCAGAACGGCTGGGGCTGCGCAGTCTGGTGGATACATATCGGAAGACAGCTTCACCCAGCGGCAGCCTCCTACGCAGTTACAAG ctgGCTGGTGGGGACTTGGCGGGCCTGCTGGATGCCCTGTCTGAAATGGGCCTGGAGGAAGGAGTGAAGCTGCTGAGGGGCCCTGAGGCCCGAGACAAGCTGCCCAGCACAG AGGTGAAAGAGGACAGTGCATACGGGAGCCAGTCGGTGgaacaggagacagagaagctgGGCTCACCCCCTGAGCCACCAGGAGGGCTCTGCCACGGGCACCCCCAGCCTCAGGTGCACTGA
- the NFKB2 gene encoding nuclear factor NF-kappa-B p100 subunit isoform X1: MESCYDPGLDGMIEYDDFKFDPSIVEPKEPAPETADGPYLVIVEQPKQRGFRFRYGCEGPSHGGLPGASSEKGRKTYPTVKICNYEGPAKIEVDLVTHSDPPRAHAHSLVGKQCSELGVCAVSVGPKDMTAQFNNLGVLHVTKKNMMEIMIQKLQRQRLRSRPQGLTEAERRELEQEAKELKKVMDLSIVRLRFSAFLRASDGSFSLPLKPVISQPIHDSKSPGASNLKISRMDKTAGSVRGGDEVYLLCDKVQKDDIEVRFYEDDENGWQAFGDFSPTDVHKQYAIVFRTPPYHKMKIERPVTVFLQLKRKRGGDVSDSKQFTYYPLVEDKEEVQRKRRKALPTFSQHFGGGSHMGGGSGGSAGGYGGAGGGGGSLGFFPSSLAYSPYPSGSAPMGCYPGGGGGAQMAAEAPGVDAGEEAAEPSASPLTPQREPLTPELLQRGTAPKIRAAGALRVGTKPAPTSLLPPAREYNARLFGLAQRSARALLDYGVTADARALLAGQRHLLTAQDENGDTPLHLAIIHGQTSVIEQIAHVIYHARHLGVVNLTNHLHQTPLHLAVITGQTGVVSFLLQVGADPALLDRHGDSAVHLALRAGASAPELLRVLLRSGVPAVPQLLHMPDFEGLYPVHLAVRARSPECLDLLVDSGAEVEAAERQGGRTALHLATEMEELGLVTHLVTKLRANVNARTFAGNTPLHLAAGLGSPTLTRLLLKAGADIHAENEEPLCPLPSPPTSGSDSDSEGPERDTRGSFRGHTPLDLTRSTKVKTLLLNAAQDTTAPPLTPPSPAGPELPLEDTVLQNLEHLLDGPGAQGSWAELAERLGLRSLVDTYRKTASPSGSLLRSYKLAGGDLAGLLDALSEMGLEEGVKLLRGPEARDKLPSTEVKEDSAYGSQSVEQETEKLGSPPEPPGGLCHGHPQPQVH; encoded by the exons ATGGAAAGTTGCTACGACCCA GGTCTGGATGGCATGATTGAATACGATGATTTCAAATTCGACCCGTCCATTGTGGAGCCCAAGGAGCCAGCCCCAGAGACAG ctgatGGCCCCTACCTGGTAATAGTGGAGCAGCCTAAACAG CGTGGCTTCCGATTTCGATATGGCTGTGAAGGCCCCTCCCATGGAGGATTGCCAGGTGCCTCCAGTGAGAAGGGCCGGAAGACTTATCCCACAGTCAAG ATCTGTAACTACGAGGGACCAGCCAAGATCGAGGTGGACCTGGTAACACACAGTGACCCGCCTCGTGCTCATGCCCACAGCCTGGTGGGCAAGCAATGCTCGGAGCTGGGGGTCTGCGCCGTGTCTGTGGGGCCCAAGGACATGACTGCCCA ATTTAACAACCTGGGCGTCCTGCATGTGACCAAGAAGAACATGATGGAGATTATGATACAAAAACTTCAGAGGCAGCGACTCCGCTCCAGGCCCCAGGGCCTTACGG AGGCCGAGCGGCGGGAGCTGGAGCAGGAGGCTAAGGAGCTGAAGAAGGTGATGGACCTGAGCATTGTGAGGCTGcgcttctctgccttccttcgAGCCAGTGAtggctccttctccctgcccctgaaGCCAGTCATTTCCCAGCCCATCCACGACAGCA AGTCTCCTGGGGCCTCAAACCTGAAGATTTCTCGAATGGACAAGACAGCTGGCTCTGTGCGGGGTGGAGATGAGGTTTATCTGCTTTGTGACAAGGTGCAGAAAG ATGACATTGAGGTTCGGTTCTACGAGGATGATGAGAATGGATGGCAGGCCTTTGGGGATTTCTCTCCCACAGATGTTCATAAACAG TATGCCATTGTGTTCCGGACACCACCCTATCACAAGATGAAGATTGAGCGTCCTGTAACCGTGTTCCTGCAACTGAAACGCAAGCGTGGGGGGGATGTCTCGGACTCCAAACAGTTCACCTATTACCCTCTGGTGGAAG ACAAGGAAGAGGTGCAGCGGAAGCGAAGGAAAGCCTTGCCCACCTTCTCCCAGCACTTCGGGGGTGGCTCCCACATGGGTGGAGGCTCTGGGGGCTCAGCCGGAGGTTatggaggagctggaggaggag GTGGCAGCCTCggctttttcccctcctccttggcCTATAGCCCCTACCCGTCCGGCTCGGCCCCGATGGGCTGCTACccgggaggcgggggcggggcgcagaTGGCCGCCGAGGCGCCTGGCGTGGATGCCGGGGAGGAAGCAGCAGAGCCGAGCGCGTCCCCTCTGACCCCCCAGCGCGAACCGCTGACCCCGGAGCTGCTGCAGCGAGGTACGGCCCCTAAAATCCGGGCGGCCGGGGCGCTTCGGGTGGGGACCAAGCCCGCGCCCACGTCCCTGTTGCCCCCAGCCCGGGAGTACAACGCACGCCTCTTCGGCCTGGCGCAGCGCAGCGCCCGAGCCCTGCTCGACTACGGCGTCACGGCGGACGCGCGCGCGCTGCTGGCGGGACAGCGCcacctgctgacagctcaagacGAGAACGGAGACAC GCCGCTGCACCTAGCCATCATCCACGGGCAGACCAGTGTCATCGAGCAGATAGCCCATGTCATCTACCACGCCCGGCACCTTGGTGTTGTCAACCTCACCAATCACTTGCACCAG ACGCCGCTGCACCTGGCGGTGATCACTGGGCAGACAGGCGTGGTGAGCTTCCTGCTGCAGGTGGGCGCAGACCCGGCACTACTGGATCGGCATGGAGACTCCGCAGTGCACCTAGCGCTCCGGGCTGGTGCCAGTGCCCCTGAACTGCTGCGTGTCCTTCTGCGCAGTGGGGTTCCCGCTGTTCCCCAGCTGTTGCACATGCCAGACTTTGAGG GCCTGTACCCAGTACACCTGGCGGTCCGTGCCCGAAGCCCCGAGTGCCTGGATCTGCTGGTGGACAGTGGGGCTGAAGTGGAGGCTGCAGAGCGGCAGGGGGGCCGAACAGCCCTGCATTTAGCCACAGAGATGGAGGAGCTGGGGTTGGTCACACATCTGGTTACCAAG CTCCGTGCCAATGTGAATGCCCGCACCTTTGCGGGAAACACACCCCTACACCTGGCAGCTGGACTGGGATCTCCCACCCTCACCCGTCTCCTTCTAAAGGCTG GTGCTGACATCCACGCAGAGAATGAGGAGCCCCTGTGCCCACTGCCTTCGCCCCCCACCTCTGGTAGTGACTCAGATTCTGAGGGACCTGAGAGGGACACCCGAGGCAGCTTCCGGGGCCACACACCTCTTGACCTCACTCGCAGCACCAAG GTGAAGACCTTGCTGCTAAATGCTGCTCAGGACACCACAGCACCCCCCCtgacccctcccagccctgcag GGCCAGAGCTGCCCCTTGAGGATACAGTCCTACAGAACCTGGAGCATCTGCTAGATGGGCCAGGAGCCCAGGGCAGCTGGGCAGAGCTGGCAGAACGGCTGGGGCTGCGCAGTCTGGTGGATACATATCGGAAGACAGCTTCACCCAGCGGCAGCCTCCTACGCAGTTACAAG ctgGCTGGTGGGGACTTGGCGGGCCTGCTGGATGCCCTGTCTGAAATGGGCCTGGAGGAAGGAGTGAAGCTGCTGAGGGGCCCTGAGGCCCGAGACAAGCTGCCCAGCACAG AGGTGAAAGAGGACAGTGCATACGGGAGCCAGTCGGTGgaacaggagacagagaagctgGGCTCACCCCCTGAGCCACCAGGAGGGCTCTGCCACGGGCACCCCCAGCCTCAGGTGCACTGA